Proteins from one Nymphalis io chromosome 23, ilAglIoxx1.1, whole genome shotgun sequence genomic window:
- the LOC126777652 gene encoding uncharacterized protein LOC126777652, whose amino-acid sequence MKTPRKPPGSIMRKYYQLILVVVCFISIITLLIYRHEYYRLRYVLEVLNFFGKPGLSEIEFCGPGFNATMLSEILRNSSMEVRETPPLFQEIDENFYSYSSFLRSYNKYDKLSPTHAHVIDTIVIGKADVTPKYRCNIWLENNPKPKAGRFNYKLVSDTINNYRLYIFECTLNKNLGKPRGISFYVNDYNINPMHAPINKMIQVNTKRKPRERSNIKFVNNIEPAICIIPNRIPIVSRDEFIEFLVFHHLIGVDYFTIYDSMISEDVIRRLNLFPSDITQWEIQFYPLNYPFLFSKSYEIVRNAIELDCLFRHFRYDKEETNKISHIAVLSWDEYLVPRVHNNFKDVLDDFDPTRSLRTYVVQPLMFCLNQNDDDNAEIGYPDITKKTHYYTMPQDKTPIKIRNFDTMSSFDDLFNLTSSIKDIPLELLGSHKYSVCRDSKKFHPEGYNETEMQVFPHKFEGAMLKFGQPLVSNKIYRLYRSGQIWDKSYNDNIRDML is encoded by the coding sequence ATGAAGACTCCGCGTAAGCCTCCTGGCAGCATAATGAGAAAATATTATCAGCTGATTCTTGTTGTTGTatgttttataagtattataactCTTTTAATATATCGCCACGAATACTATCGGCTTCGATATGTCTTGGAAGTGCTTAACTTTTTCGGGAAACCAGGATTGTCTGAAATCGAGTTTTGCGGTCCCGGCTTTAATGCGACCATGCTGTCTGAAATACTTCGCAACTCTTCAATGGAGGTGCGTGAGACTCCACCTTTATTCCAAGAAATCGATGAAAACTTTTACTCATATTCGTCTTTCTTACGATCTTACAATAAATACGATAAGCTTTCGCCGACACATGCTCATGTTATAGACACGATCGTGATAGGCAAGGCTGATGTGACGCCAAAATACCGATGCAATATTTGGCTTGAAAATAATCCCAAGCCTAAAGCAGGccgatttaattacaaattagtgTCTGACACTATCAATAATTATCGTTTATACATATTTGAATGCACATTGAACAAAAATTTAGGAAAACCAAGAGGCataagtttttatgtaaatgattACAATATAAACCCTATGCATGCTCCAATCAATAAAATGATCCAAGTTAATACAAAAAGGAAGCCCAGAGAGCGaagcaatataaaatttgtCAATAATATTGAGCCTGCAATATGTATTATACCTAATCGTATACCAATAGTGTCAAGGGATGAATTCATCGAATTCCTAGTATTTCATCATTTAATTGGAGTTGATTATTTCACTATATACGACAGTATGATATCAGAGGATGTTATAAGAAGACTGAATTTGTTTCCCTCAGATATTACTCAGTGGGAAATACAATTTTATCCATTAAATTATCCATTCTTATTTTCAAAATCATATGAAATTGTAAGGAATGCGATTGAACTGGACTGTTTGTTCAGACACTTTAGATATGATAAAGaggaaacaaacaaaataagtcACATTGCTGTACTTTCTTGGGATGAATATTTAGTACCGAGAGTTcataataactttaaagatGTTTTAGATGATTTTGATCCGACAAGATCGCTACGAACCTATGTAGTCCAACCTTTAATGTTTTGCTTGAACcaaaatgatgatgataatgctGAAATAGGATATCCAGATATAACAAAGAAAACTCATTATTACACAATGCCTCAAGACAAAACtccaataaaaataagaaattttgaCACCATGTCTTCATTTGACGATCTATTTAATCTAACATCCAGCATTAAGGATATACCCTTAGAATTACTAGGATCACATAAGTATAGTGTATGTAGAGATAGCAAAAAATTCCACCCAGAAGGCTACAATGAAACAGAAATGCAAGTGTTCCCGCACAAGTTTGAAGGGGCAATGCTTAAATTCGGTCAACCTTTAgtaagcaataaaatatatagattgtaTAGATCAGGCCAAATTTGGGATAAatcttataatgataatatcagAGATATGTTATAA
- the LOC126777674 gene encoding NSFL1 cofactor p47, with translation MSVNKEDTMRQFCDVTGADENRSRFFLESSNWQLEVALSSFYEHGGNVDEAPSAAPAVASLPPMSDSDMESPPRSPARPQKKDKKKGNQHFATLDSLQQESSSDEEEGQAFYAGGSERSGQQIIGPGKGRKDIVTEMFKSVRERGAVVFDDEPSSTSRGRGGVFGGVGYRLGQTADDHEQVTPGNTQQSGTQPRSVRLRLYREGFSVDGGPLRHYTDPENAEFLSCIRRGEIPSELSGAGPGGPGGEVRLSLEDRRHEECPRTRTAAAPFSGKGHLLGSPTPATVGATVPVAATSDDRAANQRAAQDAVQLDESGPVTTVQFRLADGSRLTGRFNHTHTVGDLMQYVSRAEPAYQLQAFALLTTFPSAELSDRALTLADGKLLNTTLLQRLK, from the exons atgtcGGTAAATAAGGAAGACACGATGCGGCAATTTTGTGATGTTACCGGCGCCGATGAAAACCGAAGTAGATTCTTTTTAGAATCTTCGAATTGGCAGCTAGAG gtGGCATTATCGAGTTTTTATGAGCATGGAGGCAATGTAGATGAGGCTCCAAGTGCTGCCCCAGCTGTGGCCTCCCTACCTCCAATGTCAGATAGCGACATGGAGTCTCCACCTCGATCGCCAGCCCGGCCACAAAAGAAAGATAAAAAGAAAGGGAATCAGCACTTTGCTACATTAGATTCATTGCAACAGGAAAGTTCCAGCGATGAAGAGGAag gcCAAGCTTTCTATGCCGGAGGTTCAGAAAGGTCAGGACAACAGATTATCGGTCCAGGGAAAGGACGCAAGGATATTGTCACAGAAATGTTTAAGAGTGTTAGAGA ACGCGGCGCAGTTGTGTTCGACGACGAGCCCTCGTCGACGAGCCGAGGCCGCGGGGGCGTGTTCGGCGGAGTTGGATACAGACTAG GTCAGACAGCAGATGACCACGAACAAGTAACGCCAGGAAACACACAACAATCA gGCACCCAACCTCGTTCGGTGCGTTTGAGGCTATACCGTGAAGGTTTCTCGGTGGACGGAGGTCCGCTGAGACATTACACGGATCCTGAAAATGCTGAATTTCTCAGCTGTATACGTCGAGG AGAGATCCCGTCGGAGCTGTCCGGTGCCGGGCCGGGCGGGCCGGGGGGGGAAGTGCGGCTCAGCCTGGAGGACCGGCGCCACGAGGAGTGTCCGCGCACGCGCACGGCGGCAGCGCCCTTCTCGGGGAAGGGGCATCTGCTGGGGAG TCCCACTCCGGCGACAGTGGGCGCCACAGTGCCGGTGGCCGCCACCAGCGACGACCGCGCCGCCAACCAGCGCGCCGCGCAGGACGCCGTGCAGCTCGACGAGAGCGGGCCCGTCACCACTGTGcag TTCCGCCTAGCAGACGGTAGTCGGCTGACGGGTCGGTTCAACCACACGCATACGGTGGGCGATCTCATGCAGTACGTGTCCCGTGCGGAGCCCGCCTACCAGCTGCAGGCCTTCGCCCTCCTGACCACCTTCCCCAGCGCAGAGCTCTCCGACCGCGCGCTCACGTTGGCAGACGGCAAGTTGCTCAACACCACCCTGCTGCAGCGACTTAAATAA